The Deinococcus sedimenti genome window below encodes:
- a CDS encoding GNAT family N-acetyltransferase codes for MELVPPDERFKTSFLDAVREAQATGSGLGDTLSFDVTDMERDFPAFLAHLRRFEPGHTLPEGFVHSEYLWLVDGSTYLGRASIRHTLNARLREFGGHIGYEVRPGARRQGHATRILAGSLRRARQLGIESALVTCDADNTGSRRTIEKNGGVLEGQFMVPDHPKPILRFWVPTAPA; via the coding sequence ATGGAACTGGTGCCCCCCGACGAACGGTTCAAGACGAGCTTCCTGGACGCCGTGCGCGAGGCGCAGGCCACCGGCAGCGGTCTGGGCGACACCCTCAGCTTCGACGTGACCGACATGGAACGCGACTTCCCGGCCTTCCTGGCGCACCTGCGCCGCTTCGAGCCGGGCCACACCCTCCCCGAGGGCTTCGTGCACTCCGAGTACCTGTGGCTGGTGGACGGGAGCACGTACCTGGGCCGCGCCAGCATCCGCCACACCCTGAACGCCCGCCTGCGCGAGTTCGGCGGTCACATCGGCTACGAGGTCCGGCCTGGCGCCCGCCGCCAGGGGCACGCCACCCGCATCCTCGCCGGGTCGCTGCGCCGCGCCCGGCAGCTGGGCATCGAGTCGGCCCTCGTGACCTGCGACGCCGACAACACCGGTTCGCGCCGCACCATCGAGAAGAACGGCGGCGTGCTCGAAGGGCAATTCATGGTGCCTGACCACCCGAAGCCCATCCTGCGTTTCTGGGTGCCCACCGCACCGGCCTGA
- the rplS gene encoding 50S ribosomal protein L19, protein MQHAIKVNRGAILRAVEQPHLKADLPEFRPGDTVRVETKVVEGNRTRNQAFEGVVIAINGTGSRKSFTVRKISFGEGVERVFPFNSPLVAKIAVLERGKVRRAKLYYLRELRGKAARIKSDRSRVMKDAAAKNAAKATSEE, encoded by the coding sequence ATGCAGCACGCAATCAAAGTGAACCGTGGCGCCATTCTGCGCGCCGTCGAGCAGCCCCACCTGAAGGCCGACCTGCCCGAGTTCCGCCCCGGCGACACCGTCCGCGTGGAAACGAAGGTCGTCGAAGGCAACCGCACCCGCAACCAGGCCTTCGAGGGCGTCGTGATCGCCATCAACGGCACCGGCAGCCGCAAGAGCTTCACCGTCCGCAAGATCTCCTTCGGTGAAGGCGTGGAGCGCGTGTTCCCCTTCAACAGCCCCCTGGTCGCCAAGATCGCCGTGCTGGAGCGCGGCAAGGTCCGCCGCGCCAAGCTGTACTACCTGCGCGAACTGCGCGGCAAGGCCGCCCGCATCAAGAGCGACCGCAGCCGCGTGATGAAGGACGCCGCCGCCAAGAACGCCGCCAAAGCCACGAGCGAGGAGTAA
- a CDS encoding HAD hydrolase family protein, with the protein MPTALLALDLDGTLIDADSQPAPDLLPELLCWVEGGAHVAVITARGGKTPLLSGWPLHSVSRCYGAWLQTGDTVRWSRTLPTPVLQAAMSRLNRWELNPAQGKTVIVTEDPRHTLRSSDPDFADHWRAPRGALKLVHGQPDVSRLDELQAQWALLPDVTVIRERRTRLALVRGDGCKGAALRDLAAALNVPGDRIVAAGDGPADAAMRPHAGTFLQVGTHPALDGTPRRVSSPAEMPWALARCRAELLGCPA; encoded by the coding sequence ATGCCCACCGCGCTGCTCGCCCTTGACCTGGACGGCACCCTGATCGACGCGGACTCGCAGCCCGCGCCGGACCTGCTGCCGGAACTGCTCTGCTGGGTGGAAGGCGGCGCGCATGTGGCCGTCATCACGGCGCGCGGCGGCAAGACGCCTCTGCTCAGCGGCTGGCCGCTGCACTCCGTGTCCCGCTGCTACGGCGCGTGGCTGCAGACCGGCGACACCGTCCGCTGGAGCCGCACCCTGCCCACACCGGTCCTGCAGGCCGCCATGAGCCGACTGAACCGCTGGGAACTGAATCCCGCGCAGGGCAAGACGGTCATCGTGACCGAGGACCCCCGCCACACCCTGCGCAGCAGCGACCCGGATTTCGCGGACCACTGGCGCGCGCCGCGCGGCGCGCTGAAACTGGTGCACGGCCAGCCGGACGTCAGCCGGCTGGACGAACTGCAGGCGCAGTGGGCGCTGCTGCCGGACGTCACGGTCATCCGGGAGCGCCGCACCCGCCTGGCCCTGGTGCGCGGCGACGGCTGCAAGGGCGCGGCGCTGCGGGACCTCGCGGCGGCCCTGAACGTCCCGGGCGACCGGATCGTGGCGGCCGGCGACGGACCCGCCGACGCGGCGATGCGCCCGCACGCCGGGACGTTCCTGCAGGTCGGGACGCACCCGGCGCTGGACGGCACCCCGCGCCGCGTGAGCAGCCCGGCCGAGATGCCGTGGGCCCTCGCGCGCTGCCGGGCCGAGTTGCTAGGCTGCCCCGCGTGA